In Danaus plexippus chromosome 6, MEX_DaPlex, whole genome shotgun sequence, a single window of DNA contains:
- the LOC116778696 gene encoding uncharacterized protein LOC116778696, translated as MSEAAPSGSASEFAASEMPPSVGQASPGGFPPYPPYATEPAPPSVADTIMAGRDLRVQHKQTPKRYVRPPPKPARPRGPKATDVKLSARASRAHARCLRRHGAVLTDRLERMAKPLRRNIIYLWREHAEILPPDTISRLRGMLDADEPFKPDQAYEYFVNLRKTKKKTAITRGVNQVKKDMLAMCEDKRFVWARNATVAFARGIQQRLSRPGAYALADGMLRLSNIILDDICSHMHTRTPSRRSQHPKAKFLMEMSDKVAVWIDEILAESEDRMLMMDFDEDEDFLAAGEAGNIGFTDDFLNMMGDSLKQTIFFLNFKGEMLEAFMILIDSMYQNSNEQLLSHGKFQQTYGEAADELKQATDFEATEFNTTLAKKLKEDLAAVAKPNTPEKIEPFMKDIVDICSNYLAQNAEFNKDKGPAFRLLVKAMHGKGNEQLYDKGKAKRTYSEGATELEKSRGLESDHDDPNLSQEIHSNLSKLVDQQTPAELKTDMTETLDISSKYLSQCAVDQIERGPAFDILIKELENNGGEAFTPDFEVLSSKFAAAYVLKSAPGLSGVKPDPKTAPLFAAELHKAVATVTPKGLANDMQEVVERCANYLSAFVRDRDKAVQSLIKMMKENPSKELAKRDNYSMNYGKGAEEIQAAPVLIPFTPIKDIADEAKVKLHKDMEANTPPDMKLPMQAVIQDASKYLSQPTALRSGVAGERYPLNFLSAAMKSLGSRPLSKYKSYGQTYDDGGETLKYVGPLEYDPKADDLKYQIASELQRGVPTRVAPTITSNISNTMDDASKHLAKVAYEKGEALEHLVNLMKEEGEAPLGKIQGYQQTYKDGARRIENAPTLANDKVDKGVYESVRRKLTNLTEKKPEPELAKQMPEIVDESSKFLAAPFPENEQEKRQVLADLMARKENEILGKDGLYKITYTEGGEEILKAPTGDIKAKDETKKQQLLQKVRSVIPDKKLQDVLKEPANEGSAHLSNLIPGRAAAMKVLHDGMKEDKDADFLTVGKFSKTNGQTADMLASAEHFGGQNPSPILVDKAEDSMRKISTEKASGIAKDYLPETTDISVKYIAGVATEECGLDAKGLADWKKSGKSSQKVQATGESDEERRRREEEDAVARRRRAMKGISGGRRGDGEFDPEREAALGVLHRQLKSRGGEVFYKQPHAELTHTQASDWLSMKPPMKVDKSVKESGDTARLHKKFERKLNVLVSKHTPDEMYDAMQDVVIECSRILSEYFVSKSYKALVQIALISEMQKRGNEILVEVEGAAETFFFAAQRLKKAKSLEVKEPCSQVSYTLTKKLEDMIRCRSMARKLTSAMKDHIKDASDYLSACVTKPDQEIEAYVSLLNEMETAGESLLIKGNIPKTYKDAACYLRQLTSYEDHIGLPNSSLQSTTEGKLKTLMSNDTTNKSVMNSVISDSARLLVSYIMLQVIKTEALKVLIENMDKAGSNVLLRHGTLRKTYSDGADLLRPKTADEINVLSADPVVARKIQIKLRNIMYSCTPDKYKEYMDDVIEDATMYLAVHFLQPKLIKVCKCMKNVFVQCELWCDEILRRVARPCCTCSRHVSAQALAELVGLTGGAQPLRISPGSSRAFAPGIEMSITQCPSKRSALQKAQRGPCPAPDKTDECNITTSYLLYSTEPTGRHHFNKYVSKLESPTADYFGTNVPPTTPAPSVAKILTQEIQTINTCEDANKMEQETSTPSYYTPMSNNLESVSTKSETQFWQTPTTMFAKVHPNIDLSHIPSTKPVRESRRLSVSKRGYSSRAPIVTTDEMSDWHAMMVSLMWNVQAWREWIQENIDRAINYESQPNLTPEQAKQSWHTFQRRIATESLQWRQYNNFSHQLTLRLALRYRDKKIVSPTRATVKTEAYMECQEEMLDIIKMFHRWTQWITLIIKETDDIKSTGESELYLHELKWRHFKMKVEEYMNDWTKYNTHLKGCWEQKYRTLIEEWLPSWGEPGPVWVVSACGAVPSGAVAAGVYDGEVIWLARSTHRCNVLPAALHPSKHSCVIYADGAVHYYTKYQVMCNANVSWVAWRAETVVEEASTAGSMAARAVKVAPGVLIGRVHYRGSHLVGAVHAPANRCHVVIFGRPFAFNCYELLVEAQDD; from the exons ATGTCTGAGGCCGCCCCGTCAGGATCAGCTTCTGAGTTTGCAGCTAGTGAGATGCCGCCTTCAGTGGGCCAAG cATCCCCGGGAGGCTTCCCTCCGTACCCGCCATACGCCACAGAGCCAGCGCCGCCTTCTGTGGCTGACACCATCATGGCGGGTCGAGATCTTCGCGTTCAGCACAAGCAAACCCCCAAGAGATATGTAAGACCGCCGCCAAAACCAGCCAGACCCAG AGGACCAAAGGCAACAGATGTGAAGCTGTCAGCTCGGGCTTCTCGAGCTCATGCTCGCTGTTTGCGTCGGCACGGCGCCGTGCTAACTGATCGACTTGAACGAATGGCCAAGCCGCttagaagaaatattatttacttatggAGAGAACATGCAGAAATATTACCACCTGACACT ATTTCTCGTTTGCGAGGTATGTTGGATGCTGATGAACCTTTCAAACCGGATCAGGCCTACGAATACTTCGTCAATCTACGAAAGACTAAGAAGAAAACTGCCAT AACACGGGGAGTGAATCAAGTCAAGAAGGACATGTTGGCTATGTGCGAAGACAAGCGGTTCGTGTGGGCTCGGAATGCTACAGTTGCTTTCGCTCGTGGAATCCAACAACGACTGTCAAGGCCTGGTGCCTATGCTCTAGCAGACGG GATGTTGCgcttatcaaatattatattggatGACATTTGCTCGCACATGCACACCAGGACTCCTTCCAGACGCTCTCAACATCCTAAAGCGAAGTTTCTGATGGAGATGTCGGATAAA GTCGCTGTTTGGATCGACGAAATCCTGGCCGAAAGTGAAGACCGCATGTTGATGATGGACTTTGATGAAGATGAAG ATTTTTTGGCAGCGGGTGAAGCAGGAAACATTGGATTCACAGACGACTTCCTTAACATGATGGGCGAT TCCTTAAAGCAAAC tattttttttttgaattttaaaggtGAGATGCTCGAGGCCTTCATGATATTGATCGATTCAATGTATCAGAATTCAAATGAGCAGTTGTTGTCACACGGAAAATTTCAACAAACATACGGAGAGGCCGCCGACGA ACTGAAACAAGCGACGGACTTCGAGGCTACAGAGTTCAATACTACATTGGcaaaaaagttaaaagaaGATCTCGCCGCTGTCGCTAAACCAAACACACCGGAAAAAATTGAACCATTTATGAAAG atattgtGGATATTTGTTCAAATTATTTGGCACAAAACGCAGAGTTTAACA AGGACAAAGGACCTGCATTTCGTTTATTGGTGAAGGCTATGCATGGAAAAGGGAACGAACAGCTATATGATAAAGGCAAAGCGAAACGCACTTACAGCGAAGGGGCGACAGA atTGGAAAAATCGCGTGGTTTAGAAAGTGACCACGACGACCCTAACTTATCGCAAGAAATTCATTCAAATCTTTCCAAGCTGGTTGATCAACAAACACCAGCAGAACTGAAAACAGATATGACGG AGACGTTAGATATATCTTCTAAGTATTTATCCCAATGTGCGGTGGACCAAA TTGAACGCGGTCCGGCGTTTGACATTTTGATAAAAGAATTGGAAAATAACGGAGGAGAAGCATTCACTCCTGATTTTGAAGTGTTATCTTCAAAATTTGCTGCCGCTTACgt ATTAAAGTCAGCCCCCGGTCTAAGTGGGGTCAAACCGGACCCCAAAACCGCACCTTTGTTCGCGGCTGAGCTCCATAAGGCAGTCGCTACAGTCACACCGAAGGGTTTGGCTAACGATATGCAAG AGGTTGTTGAAAGATGTGCAAATTACTTGTCCGCCTTTGTGAGAGATAGAG acaagGCTGTGCAATCATTAATCAAGATGATGAAAGAAAATCCGAGTAAAGAGCTTGCCAAAAGGGACAACTATTCAATGAATTATGGCAAGGGCGCTGAGGA gatTCAAGCAGCGCCTGTCCTCATTCCATTTACGCCGATAAAAGATATTGCTGACGAAGCAAAAGTCAAGTTACACAAAGACATGGAAGCTAATACACCACCTGACATGAAACTGCCAATGCAAG cTGTGATACAGGACGCATCCAAATATTTATCGCAGCCGACTGCACTCAGAA GTGGTGTGGCTGGCGAAAGATATCCTTTAAACTTCTTATCGGCAGCAATGAAGTCTCTAGGGTCTAGACCGTTGTCCAAATACAAATCGTATGGGCAGACTTATGATGATGGCGGTGAAAC ATTAAAATATGTCGGTCCGTTAGAGTATGATCCTAAAGCcgatgatttaaaatatcaaatagcgTCCGAATTGCAACGCGGAGTTCCAACTAGGGTGGCGCCGACAATCACTTCCAACATTAGCA ATACAATGGACGATGCAAGTAAACATTTAGCGAAGGTGGCTTACGAAAAAg GTGAAGCATTAGAACATTTAGTTAATTTGATGAAAGAAGAAGGTGAAGCTCCTTTAGGAAAAATACAAGGATACCAGCAGACTTACAAGGATGGCGCCAGGAG GATAGAAAATGCGCCCACGTTGGCGAACGATAAGGTTGATAAGGGTGTATACGAATCTGTGAGGAGAAAACTAACAAATCTAACAGAAAAGAAACCGGAACCAGAGCTGGCTAAGCAAATGCCCG AAATTGTCGATGAGTCGTCTAAGTTTTTGGCAGCTCCTTTTCCTGAAA ACGAACAGGAAAAGAGACAGGTTCTAGCCGACCTCATGGCGCggaaagaaaatgaaatattggGCAAGGACGGCCTCTATAAAATAACGTATACCGAAGGTGGTGAAGA AATATTGAAGGCACCGACCGGAGACATTAAGGCTAAAGATGAgacaaaaaaacaacaattacTGCAAAAAGTTAGGTCTGTTATACcggataaaaaattacaagatgTGTTAAAAG AGCCGGCAAATGAAGGGTCAGCCCATCTATCTAATCTTATACCGGGAAGAG CCGCTGCAATGAAAGTTCTACATGATGGAATGAAAGAAGACAAGGATGCAGACTTTCTCACTGTTGGCAAATTTTCTAAAACTAACGGTCAAACGGCAGACAT GTTGGCATCAGCAGAACATTTTGGGGGTCAAAATCCCTCCCCAATTTTAGTCGACAAAGCAGAGGATAGtatgagaaaaatatcaacTGAAAAGGCTTCTGGAATAGCGAAAGATTATCTACCCG aaaCTACGGACATCTCTGTAAAATACATAGCTGGGGTTGCAACTGAAGAAT GTGGTTTGGATGCAAAAGGTCTCGCAGACTGGAAAAAATCTGGAAAATCGAgtcaaaa AGTACAAGCGACCGGAGAATCTGATGAAGAACGAAGACGGAGGGAGGAAGAAGATGCGGTTGCGAGAAGACGGCGAGCAATGAAAG GAATCTCTGGTGGGAGGAGAGGTGATGGTG AGTTTGATCCTGAGCGTGAGGCGGCCCTTGGAGTACTCCACCGTCAGCTAAAGTCCCGTGGAGGCGAGGTTTTCTATAAACAACCGCATGCAGAGCTCACTCACACCCAAGCTTCTGATTG GCTTTCTATGAAACCCCCGATGAAAGTTGATAAGTCTGTGAAAGAATCCGGTGATACCGCTCGTCTACATAAGAAGTTTGAGAGGAAACTTAATGTTCTCGTCAGTAAACATACCCCCGACGAGATGTACGACGCTATGCAGG ATGTGGTGATCGAATGTTCGCGGATTCTGTCCGAGTACTTCGTTTCAAAGA GTTATAAGGCTTTGGTACAAATTGCTCTTATATCAGAAATGCAAAAACGAGGAAATGAAATTCTTGTAGAGGTTGAGGGTGCCGCGGAAACATTCTTCTTTGCAGCACAAAG GTTAAAGAAAGCGAAGTCATTGGAGGTGAAAGAGCCGTGTTCCCAAGTGTCCTATACCTTGACGAAAAAGTTGGAAGATATGATAAGATGCAGATCAATGGCACGCAAATTGACCTCGGCGATGAAAG aTCATATTAAAGACGCCTCAGATTATTTGTCAGCGTGTGTAACTAAACCTG ATCAAGAAATTGAAGCTTACGTGTCGCTGCTAAATGAAATGGAGACTGCTGGGGAAAGCCTTTTAATTAAGGGAAACATACCAAAGACTTATAAGGATGCTGCTTGCTA TCTACGACAGTTGACATCTTATGAAGATCATATAGGACTCCCCAATAGTTCGTTGCAATCAACAACAGAGGGAAAgcttaaaactttaatgtcGAACGATACTACAAACAAAAGTGTTATGAATA GTGTGATATCTGATTCCGCTCGTCTTCTCGTGTCTTACATAATGTTGCAag tAATAAAGACTGAagcattaaaagttttaatagagAATATGGATAAGGCGGGAAGCAATGTTCTGTTACGGCACGGTACTCTTAGAAAGACTTATAGTGACGGCGCCGATTt ATTACGACCCAAGACGGCCGATGAAATAAACGTGCTTAGCGCAGATCCCGTCGTGGCTaggaaaatacaaataaaattacggAATATCATGTATTCATGTACACCAGATAAATACAAGGAATACATGGATG ATGTGATAGAAGATGCGACCATGTATCTAGCAGTTCACTTCTTACAACCAA AGTTGATCAAGGTCTGCAAATGCATGAAGAATGTGTTCGTCCAATGTGAACTTTGGTGCGACGAGATTCTCCGTCGTGTAGCTCGTCCGTGTTGCACATGTTCAAGGCACGTGTCGGCGCAGGCTCTTGCGGAGCTGGTGGGACTGACGGGCGGTGCACAACCTTTACGGATCAGCCCTGGGTCTTCGAGGGCTTTTGCTCCCGGGATTGAAATGTCCATAACTCAGTGCCCGTCCAAACGGAGTGCATTACAGAAAGCTCAGAGGGGACCGTGTCCCGCTCCTGACAAGACAGATGAATGTAATATCACAACCTCATACCTTCTATATTCGACGGAACCCACCGGGCGTcaccattttaataaatatgttagtaAGCTGGAGAGTCCGACCGCTGACTATTTTGGCACAAATGTTCCACCGACAACACCAGCTCCATCCGTCGCGAAAATCCTAACTCAAGAAATacaaactataaatacatgtGAGGATGCTAACAAGATGGAACAGGAGACTTCAACGCCCTCCTATTACACTCCAATGAGCAATAACTTGGAATCAGTATCCACGAAGTCAGAAACACAATTTTGGCAGACACCAACAACAATGTTTGCAAAAGTACACCCTAATATCGATTTATCACATATTCCATCAACTAAGCCTGTCAGGGAGTCGAGAAGGTTATCAGTGTCAAAACGTGGATATAGttcta GAGCGCCAATCGTAACTACTGACGAAATGAGTGATTGGCATGCAATGATGGTAAGTCTGATGTGGAACGTTCAGGCTTGGCGTGAATGGATACAAGAGAACATAGACCGCGCCATCAATTATGAGAGTCAACCCAATCTTACACCAG AACAAGCGAAGCAATCTTGGCATACATTTCAAAGGAGGATTGCAACAGAATCTCTTCAATGGAgacaatataacaattttagcCACCAATTGACTCTTCGTTTGGCTTTAAGATATAGGGACAAGAAA ATTGTTTCGCCAACACGAGCTACAGTAAAAACTGAAGCCTACATGGAATGTCAGGAAGAGATGTTGGATATCATCAAAATGTTTCATAGATGGACTCAATGGATCACATTAATT ATTAAAGAAACTGATGATATAAAAAGCACCGGTGAATcggaattatatttacatgaatT AAAGTGGAGACATTTCAAGATGAAGGTAGAGGAATATATGAATGATTGGACTAAGTATAACACTCATTTAAAAGGTTGCTGGGAACAAAAGTACAGGACACTCATTGAAG AGTGGTTACCGTCGTGGGGCGAGCCCGGCCCAGTTTGGGTGGTAAGTGCTTGCGGAGCTGTACCAAGTGGTGCGGTGGCGGCTGGAGTGTACGACGGGGAAGTTATCTGGCTAGCGAGAAGCACACACAG GTGCAACGTTCTACCAGCTGCCTTGCATCCCTCGAAGCATTCTTGTGTTATTTACGCGGACGGAGCTGTGCactattatacaaaataccaA GTGATGTGTAACGCTAATGTATCGTGGGTTGCTTGGAGGGCGGAGACGGTTGTGGAGGAAGCGTCTACGGCGGGGTCCATGGCGGCCCGCGCTGTGAAAGTGGCACCGGGGGTACTTATAGGGCGAGTTCACTACAGAGGTTCGCATCTCGTAGGTGCGGTTCATGCACCAGCCAACCGCTGTCATGTTGTAATATTTGGACGACCCTTCGCCTTCAACTGTTATGAGCTATTGGTTGAGGCTCAAGATGACTGA